The nucleotide window AGCCGGTCGGCATCCACGCGGTGTGCTCGGCGCACCCGCTGGTGATCGAGGCGGCGATGGAAGTGGCGGCAGCGGCGGGTCCTGGCCAGCCGGTGCTGATCGAGGCCACGTCGAACCAGGTGAACCAGGATGGCGGCTATACCGGCATGACGCCGGCCGCCTTCCGCGATTTCGTGCACGGCATCGCCGACCGCGTGGGGCTGGCGCGCGAGCGCGTGCTGCTCGGCGGCGATCACCTGGGTCCCAATGCCTGGCAAGGCGAGAGCGCCGATGCCGCCATGGCGAAGGCCGAGGTGCTGATCGAACAGTACGTCGCGGCGGGATTCCGCAAGATCCACCTGGATTGCTCGATGTCGTGTGCCGGCGACCCGGTGCCACTGCGGGATGACGAGGTGGCCGCGCGTGCCGCGCGGCTGTGCGCCATCGCCGAACGGGCCTGGCAGGCGGGCGGCGGCGAGGCACCCGTCTACGTGGTCGGCACGGAGGTGCCGGTGCCCGGCGGCGCGCACGAGGACCTGGCGGAACTGAGCGTGACGACGCCCGACGCGGCGGCGCAGACGATCGCCGCGCACCGCAGCGCATTTTCCGCCGCCGGGCTCGATGCCGCCTGGCCGCGCGTGATCGGCCTGGTGGTGCAGCCCGGCGTCGAGTTCGACCACCACAAGGTGATCGACTTCCGCCCGGAGCGCGCGGTGGACCTCAGCCGCATGATCGAGGACGTGCCCACGCTGGTCTATGAAGCCCATTCGACCGATTACCAGACGCCGGCCAACCTGGCCGCGCTGGTGGCCGGCCACTTCGCGATCCTGAAGGTGGGGCCCGGCGCCACCTTTGCACTGCGCGAAACGCTGTGGGCGCTGGCCGATATCGAAGCGGCGATGGCCGGCGACGGCAAGGGTTCCGGCTTCAAGGACACGGTGCTGGAAGTGATGCGCGCCGAGCCGGAATACTGGCGCAAGTACTACAGCGACGACCCGCGCGATCCGCGCCGCGCGCGTTTCGACCAGCAGTACAGCCTGAGCGACCGGATCCGCTACTACTGGCCGCATCCGGCCATCCAGGCGGCGCAGGCGCGCCTGCTGGAAAGCCTGGAACGGGAGGCGCCGCCGCTCACGCTGCTGAGCCAGTACCTGCCGGCCCAGTACGAGTCGGTGCGCGAGGGGAGGGTGCGCAATCACCCGGTGGAATTGCTGAAAGAGGGCGTGGCCAGGGTGCTGCGCCAATACATGTACGCTTGTGACAGGGAAGCTTGTAGCAAGGACGCCGGTAACAAGGACGCCTGCCCGCCAGGCGCCGCAACAAGGGAGTTGGAAGCAT belongs to Pseudoduganella albidiflava and includes:
- a CDS encoding D-tagatose-bisphosphate aldolase, class II, non-catalytic subunit — encoded protein: MEYMLNLVRRHKAGEPVGIHAVCSAHPLVIEAAMEVAAAAGPGQPVLIEATSNQVNQDGGYTGMTPAAFRDFVHGIADRVGLARERVLLGGDHLGPNAWQGESADAAMAKAEVLIEQYVAAGFRKIHLDCSMSCAGDPVPLRDDEVAARAARLCAIAERAWQAGGGEAPVYVVGTEVPVPGGAHEDLAELSVTTPDAAAQTIAAHRSAFSAAGLDAAWPRVIGLVVQPGVEFDHHKVIDFRPERAVDLSRMIEDVPTLVYEAHSTDYQTPANLAALVAGHFAILKVGPGATFALRETLWALADIEAAMAGDGKGSGFKDTVLEVMRAEPEYWRKYYSDDPRDPRRARFDQQYSLSDRIRYYWPHPAIQAAQARLLESLEREAPPLTLLSQYLPAQYESVREGRVRNHPVELLKEGVARVLRQYMYACDREACSKDAGNKDACPPGAATRELEAC